A stretch of Faecalibacterium duncaniae DNA encodes these proteins:
- a CDS encoding Eco57I restriction-modification methylase domain-containing protein has translation MSIDLTGITNKNEYYTNHYFSTIFEENAGEAITAWAQAAKSSEEIRTPWAQLRQNARQFYPLHDRYAGGALNLQLLAAIRTMADRYLASLGYPEAAPELVPVDASLSVPVYLEMKKSNGAPLLWVMLSASRESDAGILESNVFDGNIAEEDAFGAVHNDDLLELKNEDLATQILFGAAEPPRFLLFISLNQIALIDRNKWSEKRYLQFELEDIFSRLELTTLQAMVVLLHKDSLCPEDGSILLDELNEQSQKNAAGVSQDLKYALRECIELLGNEVLHDMRTRQKINLEEHPVDAGQLTLECLRYMYRMLFILFIEARPELGYAPIRELSYLKGYSLESLRDIADAVRDDVDEVSDGYYLHETLAKLYDLIYNGYPETEAEFQKVTGADSIHDVFLIAPLMAHIFDPEYTKLINATKLRNSCMLRFIDLMSLTRASGKRNSRRGRISYANLGINQMGAVYEALLSYRGFIAQQDLYEVKRAGVDFNELDVGYFVSESDLAQYTEEERVRYASGNKKGKLRMYAKGTFIYRLAGREREKSASYYTPEVLTKCLVKYALKELLKDKSADDILHLTICEPAMGSAAFLNEAINQLAEAYISRKEQETGEIIGYEDRFNQLQKVKMFIADRNVYGVDLNPVAVELAEVSLWLNTIYPNGFVPWFGTQLVNDNSLIGARRQCYRVSSLQATSKGLRWYEKAPERVPLGTERKRGKLSTQIYHFLLGDPGMCSYTDKVIKQLEPAKIKFLNTWNKAFTAPYCDDDIETLKKLSKTIDKLWKDQISLRQQLKQQTHDSLSVFKFNDDEPDSHTSMRTKDQMLRTMYRSENAKNAGAYARLKFAMDYWCALWFWPIDKADLLPSRSEFLNDMYMILVGLYSTNSDSQQLSMLEDADEEDTDILLQVNLDELCALLPRLKLARTIAQQNHFMHWELEFADVFAERGGFDLMIGNPPWIKIEWNEQGVLADANPMFAVKKLTATQTTHERQTALENAHTHSMYFAEYEMLSGEQNFLNAVQNYPALKGQQTNLFKCFLPLSWEKTNESGIAAFVHPEGVYDDPKGGALREMLYPRLRYHFQFANERKLFSEVHHHTQFSLNVYGGPLMVSFDTISNLYDAKSIAECYQGEASAPIPGIKDANGDWNTTGHPDRIIHVTQRELEVFAKLFDGNDKWQQARLPQLHVEQLLEVLIRFSKQNKVIGDMQLSIFNTRMWEETGSQKDGTISRYVHFPDSTVDAIISGPHIGVSNPLFKSSRSICKLNSDYDNIDLTNISSNYIQRVNYTPFCSIDDYFLREPKTYWDTSYHEEYRLVMRRMLNQGGERTLISALLPPGMGHIHTIFGLAVSDKNIISLLAATFSSIPFDFYVKSTGKSDILFDLASKLPLLNESIFALSMSERSLLLNCVTNHYANLWKTCFDTSFTHSTWSKSDPRLSPTRFTSLTPEWTWDTPLRTDYERRQALVEIDVLTAMALGMTLQQLKTIYRIQFPVLQSYEADTWYDANGRITFTNNRSLTGVGFTRPEWENAGAVQPIKRGDAPWDGIMKHAPAGYVFARTITDDTMPGGPVQHTIEYAAPFDRCDREQDYETAWKFFEEKYKE, from the coding sequence ATGAGCATCGATCTAACCGGTATCACAAATAAAAACGAATATTATACCAACCACTATTTTTCGACCATCTTTGAGGAAAATGCAGGTGAGGCCATCACTGCCTGGGCTCAGGCTGCAAAGTCATCCGAAGAGATCCGCACACCTTGGGCACAGCTGCGACAAAACGCCCGACAGTTCTATCCCTTGCACGACCGCTACGCAGGCGGTGCATTGAATTTGCAGCTTCTGGCTGCGATTCGCACGATGGCAGACCGTTACCTGGCTTCTCTTGGGTATCCAGAAGCTGCCCCGGAACTTGTCCCTGTAGATGCTTCTCTGTCTGTTCCCGTTTATTTGGAAATGAAAAAGAGCAACGGTGCACCACTGCTATGGGTCATGCTCTCTGCTTCCAGAGAATCGGATGCCGGTATTCTGGAAAGCAATGTCTTTGACGGTAACATTGCAGAGGAAGATGCCTTCGGTGCCGTCCACAACGATGACCTGCTGGAACTGAAAAATGAGGATCTTGCCACACAGATTCTGTTCGGTGCCGCAGAGCCGCCGCGTTTTCTTCTGTTTATTTCGCTGAATCAGATTGCACTGATTGACCGGAACAAATGGAGTGAAAAACGCTATTTGCAATTCGAATTAGAAGACATCTTTTCTCGCTTGGAACTCACAACCCTGCAAGCCATGGTCGTCCTACTGCATAAAGATTCCCTCTGCCCGGAAGACGGTTCTATTCTTCTAGATGAGTTAAACGAGCAGAGTCAGAAAAATGCTGCGGGTGTTTCACAGGATTTAAAATATGCCCTGCGTGAATGTATCGAACTTTTGGGCAATGAAGTCCTCCACGACATGCGAACCCGGCAGAAAATTAACCTAGAAGAGCATCCCGTGGATGCCGGACAGCTGACACTGGAGTGCCTGCGCTATATGTACCGGATGCTGTTCATACTGTTCATTGAGGCGCGGCCAGAATTGGGCTATGCTCCCATCCGTGAACTGAGTTATCTGAAAGGTTACTCGTTGGAAAGTCTGCGGGATATCGCCGACGCTGTCCGAGATGATGTGGATGAAGTGAGCGATGGCTATTATCTACATGAAACGCTGGCAAAACTTTATGACCTGATTTATAACGGTTATCCGGAAACGGAAGCCGAATTTCAAAAAGTAACCGGTGCCGACAGTATACACGATGTTTTTTTGATTGCTCCGCTCATGGCGCATATCTTTGACCCGGAGTACACCAAGTTGATCAATGCTACCAAACTGCGCAACAGCTGCATGCTGCGTTTTATCGACTTAATGAGCCTGACACGTGCCTCCGGCAAACGCAATAGCCGCCGGGGGCGTATTTCCTACGCCAATTTGGGCATCAACCAAATGGGCGCGGTATACGAAGCTCTGCTCTCCTACCGTGGCTTTATCGCACAGCAGGATTTATACGAGGTCAAACGCGCCGGAGTTGACTTCAATGAACTGGATGTCGGCTATTTTGTTTCTGAATCTGATTTGGCACAATATACAGAAGAGGAACGCGTCCGCTATGCGTCTGGCAACAAAAAGGGCAAGTTGCGCATGTATGCCAAAGGCACATTCATCTACCGCTTGGCTGGCCGCGAACGGGAAAAATCCGCTTCTTACTATACGCCGGAAGTTCTAACCAAATGCCTTGTCAAATATGCCCTGAAGGAATTGCTGAAAGACAAATCTGCGGATGACATTCTGCATCTAACCATTTGTGAACCTGCCATGGGCAGCGCAGCATTCTTGAATGAAGCGATCAATCAGCTTGCAGAAGCCTATATTTCTCGTAAAGAGCAGGAAACCGGAGAGATCATTGGCTACGAAGACCGCTTTAACCAGCTGCAGAAGGTCAAAATGTTTATTGCGGACCGCAATGTATACGGCGTTGACCTGAACCCTGTGGCCGTGGAACTGGCCGAGGTTTCTCTGTGGCTGAACACCATTTATCCTAATGGATTTGTGCCGTGGTTCGGTACCCAGCTGGTCAACGACAATTCCCTGATTGGTGCCCGGCGGCAGTGCTACCGCGTGAGTTCCCTGCAAGCCACCAGCAAAGGTCTGCGCTGGTATGAAAAAGCCCCGGAGCGTGTTCCCCTTGGCACCGAGCGCAAGCGCGGCAAGTTGTCCACACAAATCTATCATTTTCTGTTGGGCGACCCCGGTATGTGCAGTTATACCGACAAAGTCATCAAACAGCTGGAGCCTGCAAAAATCAAGTTTTTGAACACCTGGAACAAGGCATTTACTGCTCCTTACTGTGACGATGATATCGAAACGCTGAAAAAACTCTCCAAGACGATTGACAAGCTCTGGAAAGATCAGATTTCTCTGCGTCAGCAACTGAAGCAGCAGACGCACGACAGCCTGTCTGTGTTCAAATTCAATGATGATGAACCGGACTCCCATACTTCCATGCGCACCAAAGATCAGATGCTGCGCACCATGTACCGTTCCGAGAATGCCAAAAATGCTGGTGCTTATGCTCGTTTAAAATTTGCGATGGATTACTGGTGCGCCCTGTGGTTCTGGCCCATTGACAAGGCTGATCTTTTGCCCAGCCGCAGCGAATTTCTGAATGATATGTACATGATCTTGGTGGGGCTGTACTCCACCAACAGTGATTCCCAGCAGCTTTCCATGCTAGAAGATGCAGACGAAGAAGATACTGACATCCTGCTTCAGGTCAACTTGGACGAACTGTGCGCCCTTTTGCCCCGGCTGAAGCTGGCTCGCACGATTGCACAGCAAAATCACTTTATGCATTGGGAACTGGAGTTTGCCGATGTGTTTGCCGAGCGCGGCGGTTTTGACCTGATGATCGGTAACCCGCCGTGGATCAAGATCGAGTGGAACGAACAGGGCGTGCTGGCGGATGCCAATCCCATGTTTGCTGTAAAAAAACTGACCGCTACCCAGACCACCCACGAACGGCAGACGGCACTGGAAAATGCACATACGCACAGCATGTATTTTGCAGAGTATGAAATGCTTTCCGGCGAACAGAACTTTTTGAACGCCGTGCAGAATTATCCTGCCCTGAAAGGACAGCAAACGAATCTGTTTAAATGTTTTCTTCCACTCTCGTGGGAGAAAACGAATGAAAGCGGCATTGCCGCTTTCGTACACCCTGAGGGCGTCTACGACGACCCGAAGGGTGGTGCACTTCGGGAAATGCTGTATCCTCGTTTGCGATATCATTTTCAATTTGCAAACGAGAGAAAGCTATTTTCCGAAGTGCACCACCATACACAATTTAGTCTAAATGTGTATGGTGGTCCACTGATGGTGTCATTCGACACCATCAGTAACCTCTACGATGCTAAAAGCATCGCAGAGTGTTACCAAGGCGAAGCCTCCGCGCCGATTCCAGGCATCAAGGATGCCAATGGCGACTGGAATACTACCGGCCACCCTGACCGCATCATCCATGTCACGCAGCGCGAGTTGGAAGTTTTTGCCAAATTGTTTGATGGAAATGATAAATGGCAGCAAGCACGATTGCCGCAACTGCATGTTGAGCAACTCCTTGAAGTATTGATCCGTTTTTCGAAGCAAAACAAGGTTATCGGAGATATGCAACTTTCCATTTTTAATACTCGTATGTGGGAAGAAACTGGTTCACAAAAAGATGGAACAATTTCCAGATATGTCCATTTCCCTGATAGCACAGTGGACGCCATTATTTCCGGTCCTCACATTGGTGTATCAAATCCATTGTTCAAATCTTCTCGTAGTATCTGCAAATTAAATAGCGACTATGATAATATTGATTTGACAAATATTTCTTCCAACTATATCCAGCGCGTAAATTACACTCCCTTCTGTAGCATTGACGATTATTTTCTACGTGAACCTAAAACCTATTGGGACACTTCTTATCATGAAGAATATCGCCTAGTAATGCGTCGGATGTTAAATCAGGGTGGAGAACGGACTTTGATTTCCGCTCTTCTTCCTCCAGGAATGGGACATATTCACACCATCTTCGGTCTTGCAGTTTCCGATAAGAATATAATCAGTTTGCTTGCTGCCACATTTTCCTCGATTCCTTTTGATTTCTATGTGAAATCAACTGGAAAGTCAGACATTTTGTTCGATTTGGCTTCAAAACTTCCTCTATTAAACGAATCAATTTTTGCTCTGTCTATGTCAGAACGTAGTTTACTCTTAAACTGTGTAACCAATCATTACGCTAACCTTTGGAAAACTTGCTTTGATACGTCTTTTACTCACAGTACCTGGTCCAAATCCGACCCTCGCCTTTCCCCTACTCGCTTTACTTCTTTGACCCCGGAGTGGACATGGGACACACCCCTGCGCACAGACTATGAACGGCGGCAGGCTTTGGTAGAAATTGATGTACTTACCGCCATGGCACTGGGCATGACCCTGCAGCAGCTCAAGACCATTTACCGCATCCAATTCCCGGTACTGCAGAGCTATGAGGCCGATACTTGGTATGATGCCAACGGCCGCATCACCTTTACCAATAACCGCAGCCTGACCGGTGTAGGCTTCACCCGCCCGGAGTGGGAAAATGCCGGTGCTGTGCAGCCAATCAAGCGCGGCGATGCTCCATGGGACGGTATTATGAAGCATGCTCCGGCCGGTTATGTGTTTGCCCGTACCATTACGGATGACACCATGCCTGGCGGCCCGGTACAGCACACTATAGAATACGCCGCTCCCTTTGACCGCTGTGACCGGGAGCAGGATTACGAAACTGCGTGGAAGTTCTTTGAGGAAAAGTATAAAGAATAA
- a CDS encoding DEAD/DEAH box helicase, producing the protein MLPSILASQLEKGIGDYIETTFPMSNAPFKGSVAEMLAQKGSVYHEPYLAVRLPFRIAKEMPTCFEAIHPAYLPYVHQQKAFERLTGNDGRSTLVATGTGSGKTECFLYPILEYCYQHRGESGIKALIIYPMNALATDQAKRIAELIHNSPELRGNVTAGMYVGGLERTPSRTMSEHGIITDHETLLNSPPDILLTNYKMLDYLLVRPKDALLWKQNNPETLKYIAVDELHTFDGAQGTDLACLLRRLKRRLGIYDGYLCCIGTSATMGSKENNGAILNYAEEIFGEPFERDAVITEDRLSADEFFAGQSTSFFALPSADQTAQLVALAEEDDPSAYLQCAVKAWFPDFSQDVLSDSGRIELGRVLLQHVFLQSVLHLTEGNYYQVSRIVEALAPHYPALNELSDASAVLNSLFALVSHARTGKPRKLRPFLNVQVQLWIRELRRIVAKVDAEHITYKIAHDLNRQQAKQHLPVVNCRDCGITGWVTILNERQNATIVNLEAFYNQYFKADEKVVMLFPHPHENVPTGMLPARICPDCLQVKLGIDGSSECASCGTRMVDILIPSPIRTTGPKQHKQYICPCCGSRRGLSLMGVRSATEISASISQMFASRFNDDKKTLAFSDNVQDAAHRAGFFNSRTWRFGLRTAIQRYCAECGSGQSLADFQAGFVDYWHLHMTDEEFVSFFIPPNLTWKRAYEEMTQNRKLSDDKQAHILMHEIEQRIQYEIMLEYGLTSKIGRTLERSACSVLSFSPEDIEQIAAAVQLRVVNELGIMSREDRIIFQRMVIGWLNLLRCNGAFKDVVFDEYTINDGKSYMLSNDRNRWLPGQQSGRNIPRFIAEYLGKSHPTSEFDLPSSRRYTDWIAFCCTESILDELNFRAISKLILEESVKNGIVVSVPSSANYKVYGLNKSRVFLTNDVIQLRCEHCGAVYSFSAESLPLWENAPCPRSACGGKLVEYKSSGINYYGRLYSTGDLARINAREHTGLLERPDREQLEKDFKRSKENRSNWDPNVLSCTPTLEMGIDIGDLSTVILCSMPPAQSQFLQRVGRAGRKDGNALTLAIANARPHDLYFYADPLEMISGSVTPPKIFLRASAVLERQFMAFCMDSWVRKGIPDDAIPDKVGIILKKLDARPSDMFPFNFLNYVQSTLSRQINSFVQMFSAYLDESSKEELQIFARGTGTTESSMHIKILDAFESLKKQQNSLHNSVNSLKVMIQQLENKPKDSSYDKEIKELKGEEAALLTVLQEISKKNVFNFLSDEGLLPNYAFPEAGIILRAVLYRKSDEELPSVRKKYEKLVYEYNRSASSALSEFAPSNSFYVDGRKLTIDQVDLTTAQSALWRLCPNCSHAQLETAGRNTAACPQCGSPAWADSGQMRNMLKVQMVYSNMDYAKSLISDESDDRSNIFYCKQLLVDVDEDHDISCAYRMDNEEFPFGYEFVRKATLREINFGESDLTGEKLSISGVEEVRKGFRICKYCGKIQTDSKPNNHSYSCKTRKIPALSQADAYEECLFLYREFSTEVLRLLIPATTMDSSSVRMESFVAAFMLGMKEYFGNVDHLRAAVSEVPVPDADYRKQYLVIYDSVPGGTGYLKQLMHEKDSLIQIFEKALHVMETCSCKDDPQKDGCYHCLYAYRQSQQIGNISRATAIRLLKTILSGKDHIQKIDMISSIPVNPLFESELESRFWEAIRLKVGAANISDTVRNGKHSYYLKLEHSAWELEPQVSLGPSNGVSVPCKPDFVFWPVAAPGHKPLAVFTDGFLYHKDIVSDDTIKREALRRSGQFRVWSLSFKDVQNVFTPQGDYATSVLAVEKMPLGKVMYRSEVRKLHAEVLDPVKLSAFDLLIAYLNLPDAETIFHAQAHAYALSLLDPAFIKNNAAFDQWHQVFQDVNDQLHFTDSSFRFGLTAYGAWVPRAVNSHLALYAGISAASMKADGAVTVFAVLNDDKNSRTDKYEPEWNGFWQFFNLMQFASEFAAVSSTGLRRMDYLALPVSQSSCSSAEASSTPDSGWNSIGELLFDEDAKAFAALAQKSGIPAPAEDFIGFEAAGADGNVIATIEIAWPDKKLGFMTFEQSIDREKMEHLGWKIYTAADLSGLDLSNLLGGKNV; encoded by the coding sequence ATGTTACCCTCAATTCTTGCCAGCCAGCTTGAAAAAGGCATTGGTGATTACATCGAAACCACATTTCCTATGAGCAACGCTCCCTTCAAAGGTTCCGTTGCAGAAATGCTTGCTCAGAAGGGCTCTGTTTATCATGAGCCTTATCTTGCCGTGCGTCTGCCCTTCCGTATTGCAAAGGAAATGCCAACCTGCTTTGAGGCAATTCACCCTGCATATCTTCCCTATGTTCATCAGCAAAAAGCGTTTGAACGGCTGACTGGAAACGATGGTCGTTCTACATTGGTTGCCACCGGCACAGGCTCCGGCAAAACTGAATGCTTCTTGTACCCCATTCTGGAATACTGTTACCAGCACCGTGGGGAGTCTGGCATCAAGGCACTGATTATTTACCCCATGAATGCCCTTGCCACCGATCAGGCCAAGCGAATCGCAGAACTAATTCATAACAGCCCCGAATTGCGCGGCAATGTAACTGCCGGTATGTATGTTGGCGGTCTGGAACGCACTCCGTCCCGCACCATGAGTGAGCATGGCATCATTACTGACCACGAGACTCTGTTGAACAGTCCGCCGGATATCCTGCTAACCAACTATAAAATGCTGGACTATCTGCTTGTGCGCCCCAAAGATGCCCTGCTTTGGAAGCAGAATAATCCAGAAACGCTAAAGTACATTGCAGTGGATGAGCTGCATACCTTTGATGGTGCACAAGGCACCGACCTTGCCTGCCTGCTGCGCCGTCTCAAGCGCCGCCTTGGCATCTACGATGGGTATCTGTGCTGTATCGGCACCTCTGCTACCATGGGTTCCAAGGAAAATAACGGTGCCATCCTGAATTATGCCGAGGAGATCTTTGGCGAGCCATTTGAACGAGATGCCGTCATCACCGAGGATCGGCTCAGTGCCGATGAGTTTTTTGCTGGACAGTCGACCTCATTCTTTGCCTTGCCTTCCGCAGATCAGACTGCACAGCTGGTAGCTCTTGCCGAAGAGGACGATCCTTCCGCCTATCTTCAGTGCGCGGTAAAGGCATGGTTCCCGGATTTTTCGCAGGACGTTCTATCCGACAGTGGCCGCATTGAACTGGGCCGGGTTCTTCTGCAGCATGTATTCCTACAGTCTGTTCTGCACCTAACGGAGGGCAATTACTATCAGGTTTCCCGCATTGTGGAAGCGTTGGCACCACATTATCCGGCACTGAATGAATTATCCGATGCTTCTGCTGTGCTCAACTCGCTCTTTGCACTGGTTTCTCATGCGCGCACCGGTAAGCCGCGAAAATTACGCCCGTTCCTGAATGTACAGGTGCAGCTTTGGATCCGGGAACTGCGGCGCATCGTTGCCAAGGTCGATGCGGAGCACATCACTTATAAAATTGCGCATGATCTGAACCGACAGCAGGCCAAACAGCACCTGCCCGTTGTCAACTGCCGTGACTGCGGCATCACCGGCTGGGTCACGATCCTGAACGAGCGTCAGAACGCTACCATTGTCAATCTTGAAGCGTTTTACAACCAATATTTTAAAGCAGATGAAAAAGTCGTGATGCTTTTCCCTCATCCGCATGAAAATGTTCCCACCGGAATGCTGCCTGCACGCATCTGTCCAGACTGCCTGCAGGTAAAACTGGGGATCGACGGCAGCAGCGAATGTGCCAGCTGCGGCACCCGCATGGTGGACATTCTGATTCCCAGTCCGATTCGGACAACCGGCCCGAAGCAGCATAAGCAGTACATCTGCCCCTGCTGCGGCAGCCGCCGGGGACTTTCTCTGATGGGTGTACGCAGTGCCACGGAGATCAGTGCCAGTATTTCTCAAATGTTCGCTTCCCGCTTCAACGATGATAAAAAGACGCTTGCCTTTTCCGATAATGTGCAGGATGCTGCTCATCGCGCTGGATTTTTCAATTCCCGCACCTGGCGGTTTGGTCTGCGCACGGCAATTCAGCGTTATTGCGCAGAATGTGGTTCAGGTCAAAGCCTTGCTGATTTTCAGGCCGGGTTTGTGGATTACTGGCACCTGCACATGACCGATGAAGAATTTGTCAGCTTTTTTATTCCGCCCAATCTAACCTGGAAGCGTGCATACGAAGAAATGACGCAAAATCGTAAGCTCAGCGATGACAAGCAGGCGCATATTTTGATGCATGAGATTGAGCAGCGCATCCAGTATGAAATCATGCTGGAATATGGTCTTACCAGTAAAATTGGACGCACTCTGGAACGGTCGGCTTGCTCGGTTCTTTCCTTTTCTCCTGAGGATATTGAGCAGATTGCTGCAGCAGTCCAGCTGCGTGTTGTTAACGAACTGGGTATCATGTCTCGGGAAGACCGCATAATCTTTCAGCGCATGGTCATCGGTTGGCTGAATCTACTCCGGTGCAATGGTGCTTTTAAAGATGTTGTTTTTGATGAGTACACCATCAATGATGGCAAAAGCTATATGCTTTCAAACGACCGCAATCGCTGGCTGCCCGGTCAACAATCCGGGCGTAATATTCCTCGTTTTATAGCTGAATACCTTGGAAAAAGCCATCCTACTTCTGAGTTTGATTTACCATCTTCGCGCCGTTACACAGACTGGATTGCTTTCTGCTGCACAGAATCAATTCTTGACGAGCTCAATTTCCGTGCTATCAGCAAGCTGATTCTGGAAGAATCTGTGAAGAACGGCATTGTCGTATCTGTGCCTTCTTCCGCAAACTATAAAGTCTATGGCCTGAACAAGAGCCGTGTCTTCCTTACAAACGATGTTATCCAGCTGCGCTGCGAACATTGCGGTGCGGTGTATTCGTTTTCTGCCGAAAGCCTGCCGCTGTGGGAAAATGCGCCCTGTCCTCGGTCTGCCTGTGGCGGTAAACTTGTCGAATATAAATCATCCGGCATCAATTACTATGGCCGACTTTACAGCACCGGCGATCTGGCGCGCATCAATGCACGGGAGCATACTGGCCTGCTGGAACGCCCAGATCGTGAGCAACTGGAGAAGGATTTTAAGCGTAGCAAGGAAAATCGTTCCAACTGGGACCCCAATGTTCTCTCCTGTACCCCCACTTTGGAAATGGGTATTGATATTGGTGACCTTTCCACGGTCATCCTGTGCAGTATGCCGCCTGCACAAAGTCAGTTTCTGCAGCGTGTTGGCCGTGCCGGACGCAAAGACGGCAATGCTCTGACCTTGGCAATTGCAAATGCGCGGCCACATGACCTCTATTTTTACGCAGATCCTTTAGAGATGATCTCCGGTTCGGTCACACCACCAAAAATCTTCCTGCGCGCTTCCGCTGTATTGGAACGGCAGTTCATGGCTTTTTGCATGGATTCTTGGGTGCGGAAAGGCATTCCTGATGATGCTATCCCCGATAAGGTCGGTATTATTCTGAAGAAACTGGATGCGCGGCCTTCCGATATGTTCCCTTTCAATTTTCTCAACTACGTGCAGAGTACACTTTCCCGGCAGATCAACTCTTTTGTCCAGATGTTTTCCGCTTATCTGGACGAAAGCTCCAAGGAAGAGCTGCAAATATTTGCCCGCGGCACTGGAACCACAGAAAGTTCCATGCACATTAAAATTCTGGATGCCTTTGAAAGTTTGAAGAAGCAGCAAAACAGCCTGCACAACAGTGTAAATTCCCTGAAGGTCATGATCCAGCAGCTGGAAAACAAGCCCAAAGACAGTTCTTACGACAAAGAGATCAAGGAACTAAAGGGCGAGGAAGCGGCCCTATTGACCGTTTTGCAGGAGATCAGCAAAAAGAACGTTTTCAACTTCTTGTCCGATGAGGGATTGCTGCCCAACTATGCTTTTCCGGAGGCTGGGATCATTCTGCGGGCGGTTCTCTACCGAAAGTCCGATGAGGAACTTCCGTCTGTCCGAAAAAAGTATGAAAAGCTCGTCTATGAATACAACCGCTCCGCTTCCTCTGCCCTCAGTGAGTTTGCACCGAGCAACAGTTTCTATGTGGATGGTCGCAAACTGACGATCGATCAGGTAGACCTGACAACTGCTCAGAGTGCCCTTTGGCGTCTGTGTCCAAACTGCTCTCATGCGCAGCTTGAAACAGCTGGCCGGAACACAGCAGCCTGTCCTCAATGCGGAAGCCCCGCTTGGGCCGATTCCGGTCAGATGCGCAACATGCTGAAAGTGCAGATGGTCTACTCTAACATGGACTACGCCAAGAGCTTGATTAGTGATGAAAGCGACGACCGCTCTAATATCTTTTATTGCAAGCAGCTCCTTGTAGACGTAGATGAGGACCACGACATCTCCTGTGCCTATCGCATGGACAATGAGGAATTTCCCTTTGGTTACGAATTTGTCCGTAAAGCAACGCTGCGGGAGATCAACTTTGGCGAGAGTGACCTGACAGGTGAAAAGTTATCGATTTCTGGTGTCGAGGAAGTGCGCAAAGGGTTCCGGATCTGCAAATATTGTGGTAAAATTCAGACTGACAGCAAGCCGAATAACCACAGCTATTCCTGTAAGACACGCAAAATCCCTGCGCTCTCACAGGCCGATGCCTATGAAGAATGTCTGTTTCTGTATCGTGAATTCAGCACAGAGGTTCTCCGACTTCTGATTCCCGCTACGACGATGGACTCTTCTTCCGTCCGGATGGAATCCTTTGTTGCGGCCTTCATGCTTGGTATGAAAGAATATTTTGGCAATGTCGATCACCTCCGGGCTGCTGTCAGCGAAGTACCCGTCCCGGATGCCGACTATCGCAAACAGTATCTCGTGATCTACGATTCGGTTCCCGGCGGCACGGGATATCTGAAGCAGTTGATGCATGAAAAAGATTCTTTGATTCAGATTTTTGAAAAAGCCCTTCATGTTATGGAAACCTGCTCCTGCAAAGACGATCCGCAGAAGGACGGCTGCTATCATTGCCTATATGCGTATCGCCAGAGCCAGCAGATCGGTAATATTTCGCGTGCAACTGCCATTCGGCTGTTGAAAACGATTCTTTCCGGTAAAGACCATATCCAAAAAATCGATATGATCAGCAGTATTCCTGTAAACCCGCTGTTTGAAAGCGAATTGGAATCGCGCTTTTGGGAAGCGATCCGTCTAAAAGTTGGTGCTGCAAATATCAGTGACACCGTAAGAAACGGAAAACACAGTTATTATCTCAAACTGGAGCACTCTGCTTGGGAACTTGAACCTCAGGTTTCACTGGGTCCAAGCAACGGTGTATCCGTTCCCTGTAAACCAGATTTTGTGTTCTGGCCCGTAGCCGCGCCCGGACACAAGCCCCTAGCGGTGTTTACGGACGGCTTCCTATATCACAAGGATATCGTTTCCGATGACACCATCAAACGTGAAGCACTCCGCCGCAGTGGGCAGTTCCGGGTCTGGTCCCTGAGTTTTAAGGATGTTCAGAACGTTTTTACCCCGCAGGGGGATTACGCCACTTCTGTTTTAGCGGTCGAAAAAATGCCGCTCGGCAAGGTGATGTACCGTTCCGAAGTACGAAAGCTCCATGCAGAGGTACTTGATCCTGTAAAGCTCTCTGCGTTTGACCTCTTGATTGCCTACCTGAATCTGCCGGATGCCGAAACGATCTTCCACGCACAGGCACACGCTTATGCACTTTCTCTGCTGGATCCGGCATTCATCAAGAACAATGCGGCATTCGATCAATGGCATCAGGTCTTTCAGGATGTGAACGATCAACTGCATTTTACAGATTCCAGTTTCCGCTTTGGGCTGACCGCTTATGGAGCGTGGGTCCCTCGTGCTGTAAATTCTCATCTGGCTCTCTATGCAGGCATTTCCGCTGCATCCATGAAAGCAGATGGTGCTGTTACCGTCTTTGCCGTCCTGAACGATGACAAGAACAGCCGCACAGATAAATACGAACCGGAGTGGAACGGTTTCTGGCAGTTTTTCAATCTGATGCAGTTTGCCTCAGAATTTGCTGCCGTTTCTTCTACCGGGCTCAGGCGCATGGACTATCTCGCACTTCCTGTTTCCCAGAGCAGCTGTTCTTCGGCGGAAGCCTCTTCCACACCCGATTCCGGATGGAATTCCATCGGTGAATTGCTATTTGACGAAGATGCGAAAGCATTCGCTGCCTTGGCACAGAAAAGCGGTATCCCAGCACCTGCTGAAGATTTCATTGGATTTGAGGCAGCTGGTGCAGATGGAAATGTCATCGCAACGATTGAAATTGCTTGGCCGGACAAGAAATTGGGATTTATGACTTTTGAACAGTCCATTGATCGAGAAAAGATGGAGCATCTCGGCTGGAAAATATACACCGCAGCCGATCTATCTGGTCTTGATTTAAGCAATCTATTGGGAGGAAAGAACGTATGA